Proteins encoded by one window of Tunturibacter psychrotolerans:
- the murG gene encoding undecaprenyldiphospho-muramoylpentapeptide beta-N-acetylglucosaminyltransferase: MRVLIAGGGTGGHVIPALAIARELRDAHGAEVRFVGTARGLETRLVPEAGFLLELIRVGQLKNVSVVTKLRTVADLPLGVMRCVELVRSFRPHVVVGVGGYASGPAMMAAILLRVPTLAFEPNAVPGLANRLVGKWVTAAAVNFDGTRSFFRGAKVTGIPVRREFFEIVPKSAEKERRLLVFGGSQGARVLNEAMPKIVGRLLEAIPELEIVHQTGGRHEASTRELYERAGLAAEARLRVQPYLNEMVGEFAQADLMLCRSGASTMAELAAAGKASLLVPFPQAADDHQRKNADVFVAAEAAELIVESELTEDRLLSALRGMLLDGDWLATMGERARGLAHPNAVEEIGEMVVRISR; the protein is encoded by the coding sequence GTGCGAGTTTTGATTGCTGGTGGTGGGACGGGCGGGCATGTGATTCCGGCGCTTGCGATTGCTCGCGAGCTGCGCGATGCGCATGGGGCCGAGGTGCGATTTGTGGGGACGGCGCGGGGGCTTGAGACGCGGCTGGTGCCGGAGGCGGGGTTTCTGCTGGAGTTGATTCGCGTGGGGCAGCTGAAGAATGTGAGCGTGGTGACTAAGCTGCGGACGGTGGCGGATCTGCCGCTTGGAGTGATGCGCTGTGTGGAGTTGGTGCGTAGCTTCAGGCCGCATGTTGTGGTGGGAGTGGGTGGGTATGCTTCGGGGCCGGCGATGATGGCGGCGATCCTGTTGCGGGTTCCTACGCTGGCGTTTGAGCCGAATGCGGTGCCGGGGCTGGCGAATCGGCTTGTGGGCAAGTGGGTGACTGCTGCTGCCGTGAATTTCGACGGGACACGGTCGTTTTTCCGCGGGGCGAAGGTGACGGGGATTCCGGTGCGGCGTGAGTTTTTTGAGATTGTTCCGAAGAGTGCCGAGAAGGAGCGGCGTTTGCTGGTGTTCGGCGGAAGCCAGGGTGCTAGAGTGCTGAACGAGGCGATGCCGAAGATTGTTGGGAGGCTGCTAGAGGCGATTCCAGAGCTGGAGATTGTGCACCAGACGGGTGGGCGGCATGAGGCTTCGACCAGGGAGCTGTATGAGCGGGCTGGGCTGGCGGCGGAGGCGCGGCTGCGGGTGCAGCCGTATCTGAACGAAATGGTGGGTGAGTTTGCGCAGGCCGATCTGATGTTGTGTAGGAGCGGGGCGAGCACGATGGCAGAGCTGGCGGCGGCAGGAAAGGCTTCGCTGCTTGTGCCCTTTCCTCAGGCGGCGGATGACCACCAGAGAAAGAATGCAGATGTCTTCGTTGCGGCTGAGGCGGCCGAGTTGATTGTTGAGTCGGAGTTGACTGAGGACCGGCTATTGTCGGCGCTGCGTGGGATGTTGCTGGACGGGGATTGGTTGGCGACGATGGGGGAGCGCGCGCGGGGGCTAGCGCATCCGAATGCAGTCGAGGAGATTGGAGAGATGGTGGTGAGAATATCGCGGTAA
- a CDS encoding YXWGXW repeat-containing protein, producing the protein MTLARLFRNSLGVATLAGFTLAMPLLAQIQPYNQDDQYGYPAQQQAQQDPQYTQQQDPQYGGPPNGAQQDNTYPQQYGAPQPGAPQGIEQAPPAIPDYQQPPAPGDGYIWTPGYWAWTADGYQWVQGAWVLAPYTGALWTPGYWGNGYDGYFWNAGYWGPYVGYYGGINYGFGYFGIGFYGGYWGGGRFYYNRAYCNIGGGWHGGNFYNRSYNGYSGRPGGASFTHVNSVAYHGGTSNAYRGSSINGRTIASNAGHTNPGFGNNNVAHNSYSGVANNGASRNYAGGNAYNGASRSYAGNSAYSGASRSYAQPAQSHGSSYAGGGYSGGGGGYHGSTGGGASYGGGGGYHGGGGGGGGGSHGGGGGHR; encoded by the coding sequence ATGACGTTAGCCCGCCTCTTCAGAAACTCGCTCGGTGTAGCAACCTTAGCCGGATTCACTCTGGCCATGCCGCTCCTCGCCCAGATCCAGCCCTATAACCAAGACGATCAATACGGTTACCCCGCGCAACAACAGGCCCAGCAAGATCCTCAATACACCCAGCAGCAGGACCCTCAATACGGTGGCCCGCCCAACGGCGCACAGCAGGACAACACCTACCCCCAGCAATACGGTGCCCCCCAGCCCGGCGCCCCCCAGGGCATCGAGCAAGCCCCCCCAGCCATCCCCGACTACCAGCAGCCCCCAGCCCCCGGCGACGGCTACATCTGGACCCCCGGCTACTGGGCCTGGACAGCTGATGGCTACCAATGGGTTCAGGGCGCCTGGGTGCTCGCTCCGTATACTGGAGCCCTCTGGACCCCCGGCTACTGGGGCAACGGCTACGACGGCTACTTCTGGAACGCCGGCTATTGGGGCCCCTATGTCGGCTACTATGGCGGCATCAACTACGGCTTCGGCTACTTCGGCATCGGCTTCTACGGCGGATACTGGGGCGGCGGCCGCTTCTACTACAACCGCGCTTACTGCAACATCGGCGGCGGCTGGCATGGCGGCAACTTCTACAACCGCAGCTATAACGGATACTCCGGCCGGCCCGGCGGAGCCAGCTTCACCCACGTCAACTCCGTCGCCTACCATGGCGGAACGTCAAACGCGTACCGAGGCTCCAGCATCAATGGTCGCACCATCGCCTCGAACGCTGGCCATACCAACCCGGGCTTCGGCAACAACAACGTAGCCCACAACTCCTATAGCGGAGTCGCCAACAACGGAGCATCCCGGAACTACGCTGGCGGCAACGCCTATAACGGAGCCTCCCGCAGCTACGCTGGCAACAGCGCCTACAGCGGAGCTTCCCGCAGCTACGCCCAACCCGCACAGAGCCACGGCAGCAGCTACGCCGGCGGCGGTTACAGCGGAGGTGGCGGCGGCTATCACGGAAGCACTGGTGGCGGAGCCTCTTACGGAGGTGGCGGTGGCTACCACGGCGGCGGTGGAGGCGGCGGTGGCGGCTCACACGGCGGCGGTGGTGGTCATCGGTAA
- a CDS encoding acetamidase/formamidase family protein: protein MPANRTRLITLCAAVLLNIPTLAQQNQTLLATPTTVAWGFYSAKATPALTIHSGNTVTIQTLSTCGPPERLKSLGVAASDIPSYVDDIYTKVPTSERGPGGHILTGPVAITEAEPGDVLEVRIQKINIDVPWACNGFGAGRGFLPNDFPYSRTRIIPLDREKMIGHFAPGIDIPLHPFFGSMGIAPPESAGKYNSAPPWMHAGNIDNKEMVAGTTLYIPINSKGANFEVGDGHAGQGNGEVDITALETQLTGTFQFIVHKDQHLLWPRGETPTAYIAMGFDEDLKTATEMAVRNMITFLSEQIPNHPHLTRDDAYALISTACDVDITQLVDTKSGVHVLCPKNLFIATPNTH, encoded by the coding sequence ATGCCCGCCAACCGAACGCGCCTCATCACCCTCTGCGCCGCCGTACTACTCAACATCCCCACCCTCGCTCAGCAAAACCAAACCCTCCTGGCCACTCCCACCACTGTCGCCTGGGGCTTCTACTCCGCCAAAGCCACACCCGCCCTCACCATCCACTCTGGCAACACCGTGACCATCCAAACCCTCTCTACCTGCGGTCCTCCCGAACGCCTCAAATCCCTCGGCGTCGCCGCCTCCGACATTCCCTCCTACGTCGACGACATCTACACCAAGGTCCCCACCTCCGAAAGAGGTCCCGGCGGCCATATCCTTACCGGCCCCGTCGCCATCACCGAAGCCGAACCCGGCGACGTCCTCGAAGTCCGCATCCAGAAAATCAACATCGACGTCCCTTGGGCCTGCAACGGCTTCGGCGCCGGCCGCGGCTTCCTCCCCAACGACTTCCCCTACAGCCGCACCCGCATCATCCCTCTCGACCGCGAAAAGATGATAGGCCACTTCGCCCCCGGCATCGACATCCCCCTTCACCCCTTCTTCGGCAGCATGGGCATCGCACCACCCGAGTCCGCCGGCAAATACAACTCCGCCCCACCCTGGATGCACGCCGGAAACATCGACAACAAAGAGATGGTCGCCGGCACCACTCTCTACATCCCCATCAACTCCAAGGGCGCCAACTTCGAAGTAGGCGACGGCCACGCCGGCCAAGGCAACGGCGAAGTCGACATCACCGCCCTCGAAACCCAGCTCACCGGCACCTTCCAGTTCATCGTCCACAAAGATCAGCATCTCCTCTGGCCCCGAGGCGAAACCCCCACCGCCTACATCGCCATGGGCTTCGACGAGGACCTCAAAACCGCCACCGAGATGGCCGTCCGCAACATGATCACCTTCCTCTCTGAGCAGATCCCAAACCACCCCCATCTCACCCGCGACGACGCCTACGCCCTCATCTCCACCGCCTGCGACGTCGACATCACCCAGTTGGTCGACACCAAAAGCGGCGTCCATGTCCTCTGCCCCAAAAACCTCTTCATCGCCACTCCAAACACCCACTAG
- the murC gene encoding UDP-N-acetylmuramate--L-alanine ligase: MFVPGHFLFAPSQRIHFIGIGGIGMSGIAEILLTMGYSVSGSDLRRSAVTDRLLGMGARIFEGHLASNAAASDVVVTSSAVAKDNPEVVEARERKIPVIQRAEMLAELMRLKYGIAVAGMHGKTTTTSMVAAVLAGGGLDPTVVVGGRVNALGSNARLGNSQYLVAEADESDRSFLKLSPVLAVVTNLDREHMDCYRDMEDVEGAFVEFMDRLPFYGATTACVDNSLLRTVLPRVRRRIYTYGESVDADFRTEVLPKDEDCHSCFAVNYKGLVLGKFRVHVPGRHNVLNATAAVAVGVQLGVAPDQIAAGLETFRGVDRRFQIKGEVRGVTVVDDYGHHPTEIVATLRAARECGYGRVHVLFQPHRFTRTRDLMTEFAGAFKDADSVEVLDIYAASEHPIEGVDAQALVKAIRAKGGDRVEYAASVADGVGALVREAEEGDVILTLGAGSVSQAGAVLLEALGTNG; encoded by the coding sequence ATGTTTGTGCCTGGACATTTTTTGTTTGCGCCGTCGCAGCGGATTCACTTTATCGGGATCGGCGGGATTGGGATGAGTGGGATCGCGGAGATTCTGCTGACGATGGGGTATTCGGTCTCGGGGAGCGATCTGCGACGGAGTGCGGTGACGGACCGGCTGCTCGGGATGGGAGCGCGGATCTTTGAGGGGCATCTGGCGAGTAACGCTGCGGCTAGTGATGTGGTGGTGACCAGCTCGGCGGTGGCGAAGGACAATCCCGAGGTAGTGGAGGCGCGGGAGCGGAAGATTCCGGTGATTCAGCGGGCGGAGATGCTGGCGGAGCTGATGCGGCTGAAGTATGGGATCGCAGTGGCTGGGATGCATGGGAAGACGACGACGACGAGCATGGTGGCCGCGGTGCTGGCGGGCGGGGGGCTCGATCCTACGGTGGTTGTGGGGGGACGGGTGAATGCGCTGGGGTCGAATGCGCGGCTTGGGAACTCGCAGTATCTGGTGGCGGAGGCGGATGAAAGCGACCGCAGTTTTTTGAAGTTGTCGCCAGTGCTGGCCGTGGTGACGAATTTGGATCGCGAGCATATGGATTGCTATCGCGATATGGAGGATGTGGAGGGGGCGTTTGTGGAGTTTATGGATCGGCTGCCGTTTTATGGGGCGACTACGGCGTGTGTGGATAATTCGCTGTTGCGGACGGTGCTGCCGAGGGTGAGGCGGAGGATCTATACGTATGGCGAGAGTGTTGATGCGGATTTTCGCACGGAGGTGCTGCCGAAGGATGAGGACTGCCACTCGTGTTTTGCGGTGAACTATAAGGGGCTGGTGCTGGGAAAGTTTCGGGTGCATGTTCCGGGGCGGCACAACGTGTTGAACGCCACGGCGGCGGTTGCGGTGGGAGTGCAGCTGGGAGTGGCTCCGGACCAGATTGCGGCGGGGTTGGAGACGTTTCGTGGGGTGGATCGGCGGTTTCAGATAAAAGGTGAGGTGCGGGGGGTGACGGTGGTGGATGATTATGGGCATCACCCGACGGAGATTGTGGCTACGCTGCGGGCGGCTCGGGAGTGTGGGTATGGGCGGGTGCATGTTTTGTTTCAGCCGCATCGGTTTACGCGGACGCGGGATTTGATGACGGAGTTTGCGGGGGCTTTTAAGGACGCGGATTCGGTTGAAGTGCTGGATATCTATGCCGCGAGTGAGCACCCGATTGAGGGTGTCGATGCGCAGGCTTTGGTGAAGGCGATTCGGGCGAAGGGTGGGGATCGGGTGGAGTATGCGGCTTCGGTGGCGGATGGAGTGGGGGCGCTAGTACGGGAGGCGGAGGAGGGCGATGTGATTCTGACCCTGGGGGCGGGGAGTGTATCGCAGGCGGGAGCCGTGTTGCTGGAAGCTTTGGGGACGAATGGGTGA
- a CDS encoding FtsQ-type POTRA domain-containing protein yields the protein MLEAPEKNYASETRGSRGPRRVSASPDRKLRRDQSEDFADDPYWEDDAPTGRRRAGLRVRFRGMPATKWGRIAAGCGALVLLGICAGGFLMARSFLLHDERFVIPSSSSIEFQGNAHVTRAQLLSIFGGDVERNIFTVSLADRRAEMERLPWVAHATVMRLLPNRMRVSIVERTPVAFVRQGSHIGLVDANGVLLDMPAEAKPDARYSFPVVTGIVVEDPLSTRAARMKIYERFTTELDGSGEKISQGLSEVDLSNPEDVKALIPDKSNEILVHFGDVDFLDRYKRFEEHLPEWRTVYPKLSSVDMRYERQVVLEMQPGAGVPVAPSANDAAGVMAADSKAATAQDTAAEATKPVAKPTAKAGSSATQTVAGRHAVAAKGKPATKAPAHVSAKGEAASSAKAKKTDPKAKKHVDVVKHHPVVVKPSAGTAQYHPSQVAHP from the coding sequence GTGCTAGAGGCGCCTGAGAAGAACTATGCCTCGGAGACTCGGGGTTCGCGGGGACCGCGGCGAGTGTCGGCTTCGCCCGATAGGAAGCTGCGTCGCGATCAGAGCGAAGACTTCGCGGATGATCCTTATTGGGAGGATGATGCTCCGACGGGTCGGCGGAGGGCGGGGCTGCGGGTGCGGTTTCGCGGGATGCCTGCTACGAAGTGGGGGCGGATCGCTGCGGGATGTGGGGCACTTGTTTTGTTGGGGATTTGCGCGGGTGGTTTTTTGATGGCGAGGAGTTTTCTGTTGCACGATGAGCGGTTTGTGATTCCTTCGTCGTCATCGATTGAGTTTCAAGGCAATGCGCATGTGACGCGGGCGCAGCTGCTGAGCATCTTTGGGGGAGATGTGGAGCGGAACATCTTTACGGTGTCGCTGGCAGACAGACGCGCCGAGATGGAACGACTGCCGTGGGTGGCGCATGCGACGGTGATGCGGCTATTGCCGAATCGGATGCGGGTGTCGATTGTGGAGAGGACGCCGGTGGCGTTTGTACGGCAGGGAAGCCATATCGGATTGGTGGATGCGAATGGGGTGCTGCTGGATATGCCGGCGGAGGCAAAGCCGGATGCGCGGTACTCGTTTCCGGTGGTGACGGGGATTGTGGTGGAGGATCCACTATCGACGCGTGCGGCGAGGATGAAGATCTACGAACGGTTCACGACGGAGCTGGACGGGTCGGGCGAGAAGATCTCGCAGGGGCTGAGTGAGGTGGACCTGTCGAATCCAGAGGATGTGAAGGCGCTGATCCCGGATAAGTCGAATGAGATTCTGGTTCACTTTGGCGATGTGGATTTTCTCGACCGCTATAAGCGATTCGAAGAACACCTGCCTGAGTGGCGGACGGTTTATCCGAAGCTCTCGTCGGTGGACATGCGGTATGAGCGGCAGGTGGTTTTGGAGATGCAGCCTGGAGCGGGTGTGCCGGTTGCGCCATCGGCAAATGATGCTGCGGGCGTGATGGCTGCGGATTCCAAGGCGGCGACGGCCCAGGATACTGCAGCTGAGGCCACAAAGCCGGTTGCGAAACCGACGGCGAAGGCTGGGTCTTCGGCTACGCAAACAGTTGCGGGGAGACATGCAGTGGCCGCAAAGGGCAAGCCTGCGACGAAGGCTCCTGCTCATGTGAGCGCCAAGGGTGAGGCTGCTTCTTCGGCGAAGGCGAAGAAGACTGATCCGAAGGCGAAGAAACATGTTGACGTTGTGAAGCACCATCCGGTTGTTGTGAAGCCGTCGGCGGGTACTGCACAGTATCATCCTTCACAGGTGGCGCATCCATGA
- the ftsA gene encoding cell division protein FtsA gives MNQKQDNLITVLDAGSTKSCVLVAELQDGVLRYRGHGVEPSRGMRKGLIAELGPAAEAINRAALTAERVAKAGIETAIVGIGGTHVRGVNSRGGISMGSRMREITREEVRAAVDRARSVALPPDREVLHLLPQEFILDDQPGIHDPVGMVGNRLEVNLHLSTCSGGVAQSVITCANRAGLEVMDTVYEGIAAAEAVLSADERELGVCMADIGSSTTELAVFFEGSIAHTAVLPIGGDHFTNDLAVGLHVTVEEAEYLKKLYGHCVVTAVPQLNEIEVGGNLAFSGGQPSRMVRQRFLAEILEPRARELFTMLRDNLRQGGVLEALGAGCVVTGGGANMAGLLDNAESLLRVPARIGYPVPLSRMPAELAVPEFAAAIGMLLYTHRTQVRRASEEQGLRAKLKAIFAGSF, from the coding sequence ATGAATCAGAAGCAGGACAATCTGATCACCGTGCTGGACGCGGGAAGCACGAAGAGTTGCGTGCTGGTGGCAGAGCTGCAGGATGGTGTGCTGAGGTATCGCGGGCATGGCGTGGAACCGTCGCGTGGGATGCGCAAGGGATTGATTGCAGAGCTTGGTCCGGCGGCGGAGGCGATCAATCGCGCAGCGCTGACAGCGGAGCGCGTGGCGAAGGCTGGAATTGAGACGGCTATTGTGGGGATCGGCGGGACGCATGTGCGCGGAGTGAACTCGCGCGGCGGCATCAGCATGGGTAGCCGAATGCGGGAGATTACTCGCGAGGAAGTTCGTGCGGCGGTGGACCGTGCCCGGTCTGTGGCGCTACCTCCTGATCGCGAGGTGCTGCACCTGTTGCCGCAGGAGTTCATTCTTGATGATCAACCGGGGATTCATGATCCGGTGGGGATGGTGGGGAACAGGCTTGAGGTGAATCTGCATCTTTCGACTTGCTCGGGTGGCGTGGCGCAGAGCGTGATTACGTGCGCGAACCGTGCGGGGCTTGAGGTGATGGATACGGTGTATGAGGGGATCGCTGCAGCGGAGGCGGTGTTGAGCGCCGATGAGCGGGAGCTGGGCGTGTGCATGGCCGATATCGGCTCGAGCACCACGGAGTTGGCGGTGTTTTTTGAGGGCTCGATTGCGCACACGGCTGTGCTGCCGATTGGCGGGGATCACTTTACGAATGATCTCGCGGTTGGTCTGCATGTGACGGTGGAAGAAGCGGAGTATCTGAAGAAGCTGTATGGACATTGCGTGGTGACGGCAGTGCCGCAGTTGAATGAGATTGAAGTGGGTGGCAATCTTGCGTTTTCGGGCGGCCAGCCGTCGCGGATGGTGAGGCAGAGATTTCTGGCGGAGATTCTGGAGCCGCGTGCGCGTGAGTTGTTTACGATGCTGCGGGATAATCTGCGGCAGGGTGGTGTGCTGGAGGCTTTGGGTGCGGGCTGCGTGGTAACCGGCGGTGGCGCTAATATGGCTGGGCTGCTGGATAACGCAGAGAGTCTGCTGCGAGTGCCCGCGCGGATTGGATATCCGGTGCCGCTTTCGCGTATGCCTGCGGAACTGGCTGTGCCGGAGTTTGCTGCGGCGATTGGAATGCTGCTTTATACGCATCGGACGCAGGTGCGGCGTGCGAGCGAAGAGCAGGGGTTGCGTGCGAAGTTGAAGGCTATCTTCGCGGGGAGCTTTTAG
- a CDS encoding ArsR/SmtB family transcription factor, producing the protein MDDQITATFAALADPTRRAILARLALGETSVTEIAAPFEMSMPAISRHLKVLEKAGLISRGREAQWRPCKLKAEPLKQAADWLDEYRRFWEESFDRLDEYLKTLQIKEKRDAGKNNGNGKKRR; encoded by the coding sequence ATGGACGATCAGATCACAGCGACGTTTGCAGCATTGGCGGATCCGACACGGAGAGCGATTCTTGCGCGTCTGGCGTTGGGAGAGACCTCGGTGACGGAGATTGCCGCTCCGTTCGAGATGAGCATGCCGGCGATCTCGAGGCACCTGAAGGTGCTGGAGAAGGCTGGGTTGATTTCGCGCGGGCGGGAGGCACAGTGGCGGCCCTGCAAGCTGAAGGCGGAGCCGTTGAAGCAGGCTGCGGATTGGCTGGACGAGTATCGCCGGTTCTGGGAGGAGAGTTTCGATCGATTGGACGAGTACTTGAAGACTCTGCAAATAAAGGAGAAGCGAGATGCCGGAAAGAATAATGGAAACGGTAAAAAGCGACGCTGA
- a CDS encoding SRPBCC family protein, whose protein sequence is METVKSDAEREIVLSRVFDAPLKMVWEAWTDPEQVVKWWGPKGFSTTIEEMNVRPGGVWRQVMHGPDGTDYPNESVFVDVVQYERLVYTLTGGRKGGAPVKMEKTTTFEEVAGGTRVTMRAVFDSAEARDQNVREYGSIEGGKQTLERLADYLTRSLAGTTAKG, encoded by the coding sequence ATGGAAACGGTAAAAAGCGACGCTGAACGGGAGATTGTGTTGTCGCGCGTCTTCGATGCGCCGCTTAAGATGGTTTGGGAGGCGTGGACCGATCCGGAGCAGGTTGTGAAGTGGTGGGGGCCGAAGGGATTTTCGACCACGATTGAAGAGATGAATGTGAGGCCGGGCGGTGTGTGGAGGCAGGTGATGCATGGGCCTGATGGCACCGATTATCCGAACGAAAGTGTGTTTGTCGACGTAGTGCAGTATGAGCGGCTTGTGTACACGTTGACTGGCGGCCGCAAGGGCGGGGCTCCGGTGAAGATGGAAAAGACAACGACCTTTGAAGAGGTGGCGGGCGGCACGCGGGTCACGATGCGCGCAGTGTTTGATTCGGCTGAGGCTCGCGACCAGAATGTGCGCGAGTACGGCTCGATTGAGGGCGGCAAGCAGACGCTTGAGCGACTTGCGGACTATTTGACGCGCTCCCTGGCAGGGACGACAGCCAAGGGATAG
- a CDS encoding SRPBCC domain-containing protein, translating into MGTATVSPKVRTQHELNITRVFDAPRELVWKAWTDPEHMKQWFGPRQFEALDLTVDVRARGKWRDRLHSDGFTDSAGEWRTADVWQGGEYMEVVEPERLVFTFHWEEGSGLPEHDTVVTITFQEHGGKTTMNFHQAFFVTQEDRDGHMKGWNSSLDKLEEFLREVEYGG; encoded by the coding sequence ATGGGAACAGCGACGGTATCTCCGAAGGTGAGGACGCAGCATGAGCTGAACATTACGCGGGTGTTCGACGCGCCACGTGAGTTGGTGTGGAAGGCGTGGACAGATCCGGAACATATGAAGCAGTGGTTTGGACCACGGCAGTTTGAGGCGTTGGACCTGACGGTGGATGTGCGGGCGCGTGGTAAATGGAGGGATCGTCTGCATAGCGACGGTTTCACCGATAGCGCGGGCGAGTGGCGGACGGCAGATGTGTGGCAGGGCGGCGAATACATGGAAGTGGTTGAGCCGGAGAGGCTTGTCTTCACGTTTCACTGGGAAGAAGGTTCGGGGCTTCCTGAGCACGACACCGTGGTTACGATTACGTTTCAAGAGCACGGCGGAAAGACGACGATGAACTTTCACCAGGCATTTTTCGTAACTCAAGAAGATCGAGACGGGCATATGAAGGGCTGGAATAGTAGCCTCGATAAGTTGGAAGAGTTTTTGCGCGAGGTGGAGTATGGCGGTTGA
- a CDS encoding SRPBCC family protein, producing the protein MAVEGGVMEAGLQEVCLTRRVAASPDVVFRAWIERKHLAQWWGPKGFTNPVCEVDARIGGAMLIDMRSPEGVVHPMTGRFVTIDRPHRLVFVTAAIDGEGKPMFEVTNTVTFREVLGGTEISLIARMTKMKPGAPPKHLAGMSQGWCESIDRLVDLVVLF; encoded by the coding sequence ATGGCGGTTGAAGGAGGGGTCATGGAGGCGGGGTTGCAGGAGGTTTGTCTGACGCGCAGAGTGGCGGCCTCGCCGGATGTGGTGTTTCGGGCGTGGATCGAGAGGAAGCATCTCGCTCAGTGGTGGGGGCCAAAGGGCTTCACGAATCCTGTGTGCGAGGTGGATGCGCGAATTGGCGGCGCGATGTTGATCGATATGCGATCGCCGGAGGGCGTGGTGCATCCGATGACCGGACGGTTTGTGACGATCGATCGGCCGCACAGGCTCGTCTTTGTGACGGCGGCGATTGATGGTGAAGGGAAGCCGATGTTCGAGGTGACGAATACGGTGACCTTCAGGGAAGTGCTTGGCGGAACGGAGATCTCGCTGATTGCTCGTATGACGAAGATGAAGCCTGGTGCGCCTCCGAAGCACCTTGCGGGTATGTCGCAGGGGTGGTGCGAGAGTATCGATCGGCTGGTTGACTTGGTTGTGTTGTTTTAG
- a CDS encoding LytR/AlgR family response regulator transcription factor: MKLKTIVTDDEPLARERLKLLLAQDEEIQVVAECRNGRETIARLKSAPADLLLLDIQMPGINGFDVIDAIGSHRMPPTIFVTAHNEFAIKAFSVRAVDYLTKPIEPIRLQETLAHVKKRIAGAAALLTHEQFAEALAALRTPTRNEKPYQERFIVRDGAKDVLLNVSDIEWIEAADYYSCLYVGGRKYMLRESIKELSVKLDSARFARIHRSVIVQIERVREIHHDGRAEYFVVLANGQRLRMSKTGWRNLTSAHSQQS; encoded by the coding sequence ATGAAGCTCAAAACCATCGTGACCGATGATGAACCGCTCGCCCGCGAACGGCTCAAGCTCCTCCTCGCTCAGGATGAAGAGATCCAAGTAGTTGCCGAATGCAGAAATGGCCGAGAAACCATCGCCCGTTTGAAATCCGCGCCTGCCGATCTTCTTTTGCTCGACATCCAGATGCCCGGCATCAACGGCTTCGACGTCATCGACGCTATTGGCTCCCATCGCATGCCCCCAACCATCTTCGTCACTGCTCACAACGAATTCGCCATCAAGGCCTTCTCCGTTCGCGCCGTCGACTACCTCACCAAACCCATCGAGCCCATTCGCCTTCAAGAGACGTTGGCTCACGTAAAAAAACGGATCGCTGGCGCCGCAGCCTTACTCACCCACGAACAATTCGCAGAAGCTCTGGCAGCGTTGCGAACGCCCACCCGTAACGAAAAGCCCTACCAGGAACGATTCATCGTGCGCGATGGAGCCAAAGATGTGCTGCTCAACGTCTCTGATATCGAGTGGATCGAAGCCGCCGACTACTACTCCTGTTTGTACGTCGGAGGTAGAAAATACATGCTCCGCGAGAGCATCAAAGAGCTAAGCGTCAAACTCGACTCCGCCAGATTCGCCCGCATTCATCGATCGGTCATTGTGCAAATCGAACGAGTGCGCGAAATCCACCACGATGGACGCGCCGAATACTTCGTCGTCCTCGCCAACGGTCAGCGCCTCAGGATGAGCAAAACCGGCTGGAGAAATCTCACCTCAGCCCACAGCCAACAGTCTTGA